The Candidatus Kuenenbacteria bacterium genome has a segment encoding these proteins:
- the mnmA gene encoding tRNA 2-thiouridine(34) synthase MnmA has translation MKIAVLASGGVDSSVALRLLKDQGHKLTAFYIKIWMEDKYSFLGKCPWEEDLSYLEKVCKQAKVPLEIVPLQKEYWARVVAGAIKEVKAGRTPNPDILCNQFIKFGVFYDYIGKGFDRVATGHYAQVEEHHPGPRQARPTPPQGGGGSKVYYLKRSPDKIKDQTYFLARLNQEQLARAIFPIGQYAKEEVRKLARKYKLPNKDRKDSQGICFLGKIKYRDFLAAHLGKKPGEIINIKTGKKMGEHDGFWY, from the coding sequence ATGAAAATAGCAGTGTTGGCGTCGGGAGGCGTGGATAGCTCGGTGGCTTTGAGGTTACTAAAAGATCAGGGCCACAAGCTAACGGCGTTTTATATAAAAATTTGGATGGAGGACAAATATTCTTTTCTCGGCAAGTGTCCGTGGGAGGAAGATTTGAGTTATTTAGAAAAAGTTTGCAAGCAGGCAAAAGTGCCTCTGGAAATAGTGCCTTTGCAAAAAGAATATTGGGCTAGGGTGGTAGCTGGGGCGATCAAAGAAGTAAAAGCGGGCCGGACGCCGAATCCAGATATTCTATGCAATCAGTTTATAAAATTTGGCGTGTTTTATGATTATATTGGCAAGGGGTTTGATAGGGTGGCGACAGGGCATTACGCGCAGGTCGAGGAACACCACCCTGGCCCTCGGCAAGCTCGGCCCACCCCTCCTCAGGGAGGAGGGGGAAGCAAGGTTTATTATTTAAAAAGATCACCAGACAAAATCAAAGATCAAACATATTTTTTGGCGCGGCTAAATCAGGAGCAGCTGGCGCGGGCGATTTTTCCAATCGGACAGTATGCCAAAGAAGAGGTGAGAAAATTGGCGCGTAAATATAAATTACCAAACAAAGACAGGAAGGATAGTCAGGGGATTTGTTTTTTGGGCAAGATTAAATACCGGGATTTTTTGGCGGCGCATTTGGGAAAAAAGCCGGGCGAGATTATTAATATAAAAACAGGAAAGAAAATGGGAGAACATGATGGTTTTTGGTATTA